One genomic region from Doryrhamphus excisus isolate RoL2022-K1 chromosome 14, RoL_Dexc_1.0, whole genome shotgun sequence encodes:
- the LOC131102157 gene encoding protein phosphatase 1 regulatory subunit 36 codes for MTTASSSGWVWNNHSDSLEFIGFATETGSVLDKRGQSRDHMKALQQRSEWLADVCILNHRGRQSSRKSLSTSHLNAYRASVLQKQGDYVTIEDVKQVAVALLQEHYSLPIPLRFTALLKGNKLDDVLTALLLYMSYYIEHKSQEKIAQPSLSLEINTDHQKMAKTMAKKEIAQKILAIHYFSLMMDMDMTQHMKHPHTAYNKGQIAGNRNEWLLHACLYSFFCCVAWVAFGRRHMTSIQDEVGRLLYSDAFNMAVRKKAEDTSSFSNDEDGSAMVEGSKSMLQRRPGLSNIFNQRSPLMVCLLPTPKEQSPHLFSGRRAAALSPVQTCRHFDQEVLKEEVHQQLVGVRFGIVGKPLNEFNPTTLLCNGDEENNMDLDDEPANGTC; via the exons ATGACCACAGCCTCCTCTAGCGGCTGGGTGTGGAACAATCACAGTGATAGTTTGGAGTTcatagg CTTTGCTACAGAAACCGGAAGTGTTTTGGACAAAAGAGGACAATCACGTGACCATATGAAGGCTCTTCAGCAAAGATCGGAAtg GTTAGCTGATGTCTGCATTTTGAACCATAGAGGGCGCCAGAGCTCAAGAAAGAGCCTAAGTACATCTCATTTGAATGCATACAGAGCTTCTGTACTGCAGAAACAAGGTGACTACGTCACTATTGAAGATGTTAAAC AAGTAGCAGTTGCTTTACTGCAGGAACATTATTCACTGCCAATCCCGCTCCGCTTCACGGCTTTACTAAA GGGTAACAAGCTGGATGACGTCTTGACTGCTCTTCTtctttatatgtcttattacaTTGAGCACAAATCTCAGGAGAAAATAGCTCAGCCTTCATTGAG TTTGGAGATCAACACTGATCATCAGAAGATGGCAAAGACGATGGCTAAAAAGGAGATTGCCCAGAAGATCCTAGCTATCCATTACTTCAGTCTAatgatggatatggatatgaCTCAGCATATGAAGCATCCCCACACGGCATATAATAA GGGCCAGATTGCAGGTAACAGAAATGAATGGCTTCTACATGCG TGCTTATACAGTTTTTTCTGCTGTGTGGCCTGGGTGGCGTTCGGCAGGAGGCACATGACCAGCATTCAAGATGAGGTGGGACGACTTTTGTACTCTGACGCCTTCAATATGGCTGTCAGGAAAAAGGCAGAGGATACTAGCTCATTTTCGAATGATGAGGATGGCTCGGCGATGGTGGAAGGCTCTAAGAG CATGCTCCAGAGGCGCCCAGGCCTCAGCAACATATTTAATCAGCGCTCCCCTCTGATGGTGTGTCTGCTGCCCACACCAAAAGAACAGTCACCCCATCTGTTCTCCGGCAGGCGGGCTGCAGCGCTGAGCCCAGTGCAGACTTGTCGACACTTTGACCAAGAGGTCCTGAAAGAGGAAGTCCACCAACAGCTGGTCGGTGTCAG ATTTGGGATTGTGGGCAAGCCACTGAATGAGTTCAACCCCACTACCCTGCTGTGCAatggagatgaggaaaacaacaTGGATTTGGATGATGAACCAGCGAATGgcacatgctaa
- the LOC131101780 gene encoding probable thiopurine S-methyltransferase isoform X2: MSSMLEAQAGRVVELEDWEQRWQEEKIGFHQPHIHKMLESNIDKVLAGRTGVRFFFPLCGKAVDMKWLADMGHSVVGVEICEKAIQQFFKESDLTYSEEPVPAIPGAKVYKSLEKNISLYKCDLYNFSSSIEGKFGAIWDRGSLVAINPRDREKYSALIISLMANDCRYLLSTLMYNPDLYKGPPFVVPGEQVYSLFEKCNIDQLLSEDVITDRHRAWGIDYLIEQLYLITPKII; the protein is encoded by the exons ATGAGCAGCATGCTGGAAGCCCAGGCAGGCCGGGTGGTGGAGCTGGAAGATTGGGAGCAACGCTGGCAGGAAGAGAAAATTGGCTTTCATCAGCCCCATATACACAA gaTGTTGGAGAGTAATATTGACAAAGTTCTGGCAGGACGAACCGGAGTTCGCttcttttttccactgtgtgGAAAAGCTGTAGATATGAAGTG GCTCGCAGATATGGGGCATTCAGTGGTTGGAGTGGAGATATGTGAAAAAGCCATTCAGCAGTTCTTCAAGGAAAGCGACTTGACCTACAGTGAAGAGCCTGTCCCAGCTATACCTGGAGCAAAAGTCTACAAG AGCTTAGAGAAAAACATCTCATTGTATAAGTGTGACTTGTACAACTTCTCCAG TTCTATTGAGGGAAAATTTGGAGCCATTTGGGACAGGGGATCACTAGTTGCCATCAACCCAAGAGACAGAGAAAA ATACTCGGCTCTCATAATTTCTCTGATGGCCAACGACTGCAGATACCTTTTGTCAACATTAATGTACAATCCTGACCTTTATAAAG GTCCCCCATTTGTTGTGCCTGGTGAGCAAGTATATTCGCTTTTTG aaaagtgcaacATAGATCAGCTTTTGTCAGAGGATGTCATCACCGACAGACACCGTGCTTGGGGCATCGACTACCTGATCGAGCAACTGTACCTCATCACTCCAAAGATCATTTGA
- the LOC131101780 gene encoding probable thiopurine S-methyltransferase isoform X1, producing MSSMLEAQAGRVVELEDWEQRWQEEKIGFHQPHIHKMLESNIDKVLAGRTGVRFFFPLCGKAVDMKWLADMGHSVVGVEICEKAIQQFFKESDLTYSEEPVPAIPGAKVYKSLEKNISLYKCDLYNFSSSIEGKFGAIWDRGSLVAINPRDREKYSALIISLMANDCRYLLSTLMYNPDLYKGPPFVVPGEQVYSLFEEKCNIDQLLSEDVITDRHRAWGIDYLIEQLYLITPKII from the exons ATGAGCAGCATGCTGGAAGCCCAGGCAGGCCGGGTGGTGGAGCTGGAAGATTGGGAGCAACGCTGGCAGGAAGAGAAAATTGGCTTTCATCAGCCCCATATACACAA gaTGTTGGAGAGTAATATTGACAAAGTTCTGGCAGGACGAACCGGAGTTCGCttcttttttccactgtgtgGAAAAGCTGTAGATATGAAGTG GCTCGCAGATATGGGGCATTCAGTGGTTGGAGTGGAGATATGTGAAAAAGCCATTCAGCAGTTCTTCAAGGAAAGCGACTTGACCTACAGTGAAGAGCCTGTCCCAGCTATACCTGGAGCAAAAGTCTACAAG AGCTTAGAGAAAAACATCTCATTGTATAAGTGTGACTTGTACAACTTCTCCAG TTCTATTGAGGGAAAATTTGGAGCCATTTGGGACAGGGGATCACTAGTTGCCATCAACCCAAGAGACAGAGAAAA ATACTCGGCTCTCATAATTTCTCTGATGGCCAACGACTGCAGATACCTTTTGTCAACATTAATGTACAATCCTGACCTTTATAAAG GTCCCCCATTTGTTGTGCCTGGTGAGCAAGTATATTCGCTTTTTG aagaaaagtgcaacATAGATCAGCTTTTGTCAGAGGATGTCATCACCGACAGACACCGTGCTTGGGGCATCGACTACCTGATCGAGCAACTGTACCTCATCACTCCAAAGATCATTTGA